A genomic window from Sulfurospirillum diekertiae includes:
- a CDS encoding ABC transporter ATP-binding protein, whose product MPSSHSSVIKVEQLSKTYGKGENAVKAIKACSFEIFRGETVALLGPSGSGKTTLITMIGCITEPTQGKLYLDGELIFDQQWCINDTRKLRRQKIGFIFQSHNLIPFLNVEENITLVPLMNKTNPKEATLKAQELLEYLGVGNKLTAMPSQLSGGQSQRVAIARSLANNPKIILADEPTAALDGERALSVMQLLKKLAIEQDVAILVVTHDERMIPLFDRIIRVNDGFVIEETQ is encoded by the coding sequence ATGCCATCATCACATTCAAGTGTCATTAAAGTAGAACAACTTTCAAAAACTTATGGAAAAGGCGAAAATGCTGTCAAGGCGATTAAAGCGTGTTCGTTTGAAATTTTCAGAGGAGAAACCGTTGCGCTTTTGGGACCAAGTGGGTCGGGAAAGACAACACTCATCACCATGATAGGATGCATCACAGAACCCACGCAAGGGAAGTTATATCTAGATGGTGAACTGATTTTTGATCAACAGTGGTGCATCAACGATACACGGAAATTGCGACGTCAAAAAATCGGCTTTATCTTTCAATCGCACAATCTCATTCCCTTTTTAAATGTCGAAGAGAACATAACGCTCGTTCCACTGATGAACAAAACCAATCCCAAAGAAGCGACACTAAAGGCACAAGAACTGTTGGAGTATTTGGGTGTGGGGAACAAACTCACCGCTATGCCTTCACAACTTTCAGGAGGGCAAAGCCAAAGAGTCGCCATCGCAAGGTCATTAGCCAATAACCCAAAAATTATTTTAGCCGATGAACCAACAGCCGCTTTGGACGGCGAACGTGCTCTCTCGGTCATGCAGTTACTTAAAAAGCTTGCCATCGAACAAGACGTTGCCATCTTGGTCGTCACGCATGATGAACGAATGATTCCGTTATTTGACAGAATTATTCGTGTTAATGATGGATTTGTGATAGAAGAGACTCAGTAA
- a CDS encoding tRNA-uridine aminocarboxypropyltransferase has protein sequence MQTIYGDRAKCYSCYRPKSSCMCSSIRPIETQTRFIVLMHPKEFKKTKNGTGHLTHLSLPNSELFMGIDFSDNARINEIIATHESFILYPSKHAINLSHHNPLAEKSLHVKKRMAIFLIDSTWACSLKMMRESKNLHALSHISFDATKRSEFKIKEQPLEYCLSTIESTLTVLELLNQWQIETIAQEKLETFLTPFHAMIDYQLHCIQNPLHQAVRFKPKKILTAL, from the coding sequence ATGCAGACGATTTACGGCGATAGAGCAAAATGTTACAGCTGTTACAGACCCAAAAGCTCGTGCATGTGTAGTTCTATTCGACCCATAGAAACACAGACAAGATTCATCGTTTTGATGCACCCCAAAGAGTTTAAAAAAACTAAAAACGGTACGGGGCATTTGACGCATCTTTCCTTACCAAACTCTGAGCTTTTTATGGGCATCGATTTTAGTGACAATGCACGTATTAACGAAATTATCGCAACGCATGAGAGTTTTATTCTCTACCCTTCCAAGCATGCTATCAACCTCAGTCATCATAATCCTCTGGCTGAAAAATCTTTACATGTAAAGAAGAGGATGGCGATTTTCCTCATTGATTCAACATGGGCGTGTTCGCTGAAAATGATGCGTGAGAGTAAAAATTTACACGCGCTTTCGCACATCAGTTTTGACGCGACTAAACGTTCGGAGTTTAAAATCAAAGAGCAACCCTTGGAATATTGCCTCTCGACTATTGAGTCAACACTCACGGTGTTAGAACTACTGAACCAGTGGCAGATCGAAACGATAGCGCAAGAAAAATTAGAAACGTTTCTCACTCCTTTTCACGCGATGATTGACTATCAACTCCATTGCATCCAAAATCCTCTGCATCAAGCCGTGAGATTCAAGCCCAAGAAAATTTTAACTGCGCTATAA
- a CDS encoding glycoside hydrolase family 3 N-terminal domain-containing protein — MHKIIPFFMVLLLSTLPLQAMPDDAILKKMIGRMLVVGFDDATIDAQSTIVKELQNYELGGVILFDRFYRDRERTKNISSPAQLRELTKQLKHYATKPLLISIDQEGGRVARLKARDGFKETPSAFALSKMSLEQTKEVYTHMAEMLKEHGINCDFGPVVDLALNPENRVIYKLERSYGKESETVAQYATVFIDALRGKGVISVLKHFPGHGSSLGDSHEGFVDVTQTWSEKELEPYQKLIDANSVSMIMSAHVYNAKLDDTYPATLSYAINTQLLRKKMHYTGVLISDDLQMEAIAKYYTLKDTVTLAINSGIDMLLFGNQLSKTKTDEIVETILAQVKNGAIPLERIIQANERIANLTF, encoded by the coding sequence TTGCACAAAATTATTCCCTTTTTTATGGTTTTACTACTCAGTACACTCCCTCTTCAAGCGATGCCAGACGATGCTATTTTAAAAAAGATGATAGGGCGAATGCTCGTTGTTGGCTTTGATGACGCAACCATTGACGCGCAAAGTACCATCGTCAAAGAGCTGCAAAACTATGAACTGGGTGGGGTTATTTTATTTGACAGATTTTACCGAGACAGAGAACGTACAAAAAACATTAGCTCTCCTGCACAGCTGAGAGAACTCACCAAACAACTTAAACATTACGCCACAAAACCGCTTCTCATCTCCATCGACCAAGAGGGTGGCAGGGTTGCAAGACTCAAAGCGCGTGATGGCTTTAAAGAGACTCCTTCAGCATTTGCACTTTCTAAAATGTCGCTCGAACAGACCAAAGAGGTTTATACACATATGGCAGAAATGCTCAAAGAGCATGGTATCAACTGTGATTTTGGACCGGTGGTGGATTTGGCGTTGAACCCAGAAAACAGAGTCATCTATAAACTAGAACGCTCATACGGAAAAGAGAGTGAAACGGTTGCCCAATATGCCACTGTGTTTATTGATGCGCTAAGGGGAAAGGGCGTTATCAGCGTGCTCAAACATTTTCCAGGGCATGGCTCTTCCTTAGGTGACTCGCACGAAGGTTTTGTTGATGTGACCCAAACATGGAGCGAAAAAGAGCTAGAGCCGTACCAAAAGCTCATCGACGCGAACAGTGTCTCCATGATTATGTCCGCTCATGTCTATAACGCCAAACTTGATGACACTTACCCCGCAACACTCTCTTATGCCATCAACACTCAGCTTTTGCGTAAGAAAATGCACTACACGGGCGTGCTCATTAGCGATGATTTGCAGATGGAAGCGATTGCAAAGTATTACACGCTTAAAGACACCGTGACCTTAGCGATTAATTCGGGCATCGACATGCTTCTCTTTGGTAACCAACTTTCAAAGACGAAAACCGATGAGATCGTCGAAACCATTTTAGCACAAGTCAAAAACGGTGCTATTCCGCTTGAGCGTATCATACAAGCCAATGAACGCATTGCGAACTTAACGTTCTAA
- a CDS encoding adenosine deaminase produces the protein MHYLKHLSLLLLLSFLVGCAPTPNLPHSDDEGATSALYERSFETHVPNVAMLNLFFTQMPKGGDLHHHYTGSIYAETYLEWVKNKGWFIDSCSFKILKAKGNEPCKTLSVDELIANDTLYRKLLMIWSDKDFDNHSHEQLPPDSNFFNTFGYFSPISDQYMDVGLNIIKERALSENVSYIETMLSRVGVNSAEFFNAEETKNINAALRHATTQEEVNALLDRISTVYAQNQAFSEKVHHFVSEVEHRHEGIDTENFTMRFQTYAVRVLEPLQVYTDLLAGYKAVLSSPLIVGVNIVAPENNTVAINDYTLHMRMFNYLANHYPQVPHSLHAGELTIGMVEPKELLFHITQARKIAGADRIGHGVDIAYEKESLSLLKELKEHAAIEINLSSNEFILGVAGREHPYSLYAAYGVPIVISTDDSGVSRDNLAHEYVLLASRYHPSYTTIKTYVYNSIDYSFLTPAEKAKVKMQLDKKFEVFEKEMSALAKHLK, from the coding sequence ATGCACTATCTCAAACACTTAAGCCTACTACTCCTTTTGAGCTTTTTGGTAGGCTGTGCCCCCACGCCAAATCTGCCACATAGCGATGATGAGGGCGCAACCTCAGCACTGTATGAACGCTCTTTTGAGACACATGTTCCCAATGTTGCCATGCTCAACCTTTTTTTCACCCAAATGCCCAAAGGTGGCGACTTACACCACCACTATACGGGCTCTATTTATGCCGAAACCTACCTTGAATGGGTGAAAAACAAGGGGTGGTTTATTGACTCCTGTAGCTTTAAAATACTCAAAGCCAAAGGCAATGAACCCTGCAAAACGCTCAGCGTGGATGAACTCATCGCCAATGATACGCTCTATCGCAAACTGCTCATGATCTGGTCAGACAAAGACTTCGACAACCACAGCCATGAGCAACTCCCGCCCGATAGCAACTTTTTCAATACCTTTGGCTATTTTTCACCCATCTCTGACCAATATATGGATGTGGGGCTGAACATCATCAAAGAGCGCGCACTCAGCGAAAATGTCTCCTACATCGAAACCATGCTCTCACGTGTAGGTGTCAACAGTGCTGAATTTTTCAACGCCGAAGAAACCAAAAATATCAATGCCGCCCTTCGCCATGCCACCACCCAAGAAGAAGTTAACGCTCTGTTAGATCGCATCAGTACGGTTTATGCACAAAACCAAGCCTTTAGCGAAAAAGTGCACCATTTTGTTAGCGAAGTAGAACACCGTCATGAAGGTATCGACACGGAAAATTTTACGATGCGCTTTCAAACCTATGCGGTCAGAGTGCTCGAACCACTGCAAGTCTATACCGACTTGCTTGCAGGGTACAAGGCCGTTCTTAGTTCTCCGCTTATCGTGGGCGTGAACATCGTAGCACCCGAGAACAACACAGTGGCAATCAACGACTACACACTTCATATGCGCATGTTTAACTACCTCGCAAATCACTACCCACAAGTGCCTCACTCCCTTCACGCGGGAGAACTGACCATCGGTATGGTCGAGCCTAAAGAGCTTCTCTTTCACATCACCCAAGCGCGAAAAATAGCAGGAGCAGATCGCATTGGGCATGGTGTTGACATTGCCTATGAAAAAGAGTCACTCTCGCTTCTAAAAGAGCTCAAAGAGCATGCCGCCATCGAGATCAACCTCTCGAGCAATGAGTTCATCTTAGGCGTTGCAGGCAGAGAACACCCCTACTCCCTTTATGCCGCTTATGGTGTACCTATCGTTATCTCAACGGATGATTCAGGTGTCTCACGAGACAACTTGGCACATGAGTATGTCTTGCTTGCCAGCCGTTATCACCCAAGCTATACGACAATCAAAACCTATGTCTACAACAGCATCGACTATTCGTTTTTGACACCTGCGGAGAAAGCAAAAGTAAAAATGCAACTGGATAAAAAATTTGAAGTGTTTGAAAAAGAGATGAGTGCGTTAGCAAAGCATTTAAAATAG
- a CDS encoding LysE family translocator: MASAVDFSIMALFLPTFFFVSVTPGMCMTLAMSLGMSIGLKRTFYMMAGELVGVAIVALSSVIGVAAIMINHPDIFTIFKYAGGLYLGYLGLQLWLNRGKMALSKTECSATISATSLATQGFVTAIANPKGWAFFIALLPPFINQSKPLIPQVSVLLAIILVLELICLIIYASGGSTMRKFLQKSNNVRLMNRIAGTLMLGVGVWLAFG, translated from the coding sequence GTGGCTTCTGCAGTTGATTTTTCGATTATGGCGCTTTTTCTTCCCACTTTCTTTTTTGTCTCGGTCACTCCAGGCATGTGTATGACACTTGCGATGAGTTTGGGTATGAGCATTGGGCTTAAGCGCACGTTTTACATGATGGCGGGTGAACTGGTTGGTGTGGCGATAGTCGCACTCTCTTCGGTCATTGGTGTTGCGGCGATTATGATCAACCATCCTGATATTTTTACGATTTTTAAGTACGCGGGTGGACTTTACTTAGGTTATTTGGGGTTACAACTTTGGCTCAATCGTGGCAAAATGGCACTTTCTAAAACCGAATGTTCTGCCACGATCTCTGCGACCTCTTTAGCGACACAAGGTTTCGTGACAGCCATTGCTAATCCCAAAGGGTGGGCGTTTTTCATCGCACTTCTACCGCCCTTTATCAACCAAAGCAAACCACTTATTCCTCAGGTGTCGGTACTTTTAGCCATTATTTTAGTGCTTGAATTGATTTGTTTGATTATCTACGCGAGTGGCGGCAGTACGATGCGTAAGTTTCTGCAAAAAAGCAATAACGTCAGACTGATGAACCGCATTGCAGGCACATTGATGCTCGGTGTGGGTGTCTGGTTGGCGTTTGGGTAA
- a CDS encoding nitroreductase, whose translation MTVSEALKMRKSTRAFLPKEVSPTLIEAILNDAKHAPSGVNMQPWHVCVLSGEKKRTLETKVIEAFEHGHTEVMDYAYYPSTWEEPYKSRRKETGLLMYSTLGISKEDKERQKEQWKLNYRAFDAPAVLYFFIDARLEKGSYLDYGMFLQSIMLSATEKGLATCPQAALAEFPSIVKHELDTPENMLLLCGMALGYEDTSALINSYRTPRISFEEFVTFYS comes from the coding sequence ATGACCGTATCGGAAGCACTTAAAATGCGAAAATCCACACGCGCTTTTTTACCCAAAGAGGTTTCACCAACACTCATCGAAGCGATTTTAAACGATGCCAAACACGCACCCTCAGGTGTCAACATGCAACCGTGGCATGTGTGTGTGCTCAGTGGAGAAAAAAAACGCACGCTGGAAACCAAAGTCATCGAAGCCTTTGAACATGGGCACACCGAGGTTATGGACTACGCTTACTATCCGTCCACATGGGAAGAGCCTTATAAAAGCAGGCGTAAAGAGACAGGGCTTTTGATGTACTCTACACTGGGCATTAGCAAAGAAGACAAAGAGAGACAAAAAGAGCAATGGAAGCTCAATTACCGCGCATTTGACGCTCCTGCTGTGCTTTACTTTTTTATCGATGCGCGTTTGGAAAAAGGCTCGTACCTCGACTATGGTATGTTTTTGCAGTCCATTATGCTAAGTGCCACCGAAAAAGGGTTAGCCACCTGTCCCCAAGCCGCTTTGGCTGAATTTCCAAGCATTGTGAAACACGAGCTTGACACCCCAGAAAACATGCTTCTGCTCTGCGGTATGGCATTGGGCTATGAAGATACAAGCGCCCTCATCAACAGCTACCGAACACCTCGCATTAGCTTTGAGGAGTTTGTCACCTTTTATTCGTGA
- a CDS encoding GNAT family acetyltransferase — MQLKIAELSDIDNVLKLHAKYQISTIQEEDKKDGFVTTALTKAELTKLINEEQGLFIAIHESEVVAYVMSASWQFLASWPIFAYMMDDLVNLEYLGQKITPENSYQYGPVCVDKSMRGSGVLEAIFDFAREQMAKKYPILVTFINKINTRSYAAHTKKIGLEVIQEFSFNNNHYYELVYDTAKALTNKR; from the coding sequence ATGCAGCTCAAAATAGCCGAACTCAGTGACATCGACAACGTTTTAAAGCTTCACGCGAAGTATCAGATCAGTACAATTCAAGAAGAAGATAAAAAAGATGGTTTCGTCACCACCGCTCTCACTAAAGCGGAGCTCACTAAACTCATCAACGAAGAGCAGGGGCTTTTCATCGCCATTCATGAGAGCGAAGTCGTGGCGTACGTGATGTCTGCTTCGTGGCAGTTTTTAGCCTCATGGCCGATTTTTGCATACATGATGGATGACTTAGTAAATCTTGAATATTTAGGGCAAAAAATAACGCCTGAAAACTCTTACCAATATGGACCTGTTTGCGTCGATAAAAGCATGCGAGGCAGTGGTGTGCTTGAAGCGATCTTTGATTTTGCAAGGGAACAGATGGCAAAAAAGTACCCCATTTTAGTGACGTTTATTAACAAAATCAACACGCGCTCCTACGCAGCGCACACGAAAAAAATTGGACTCGAAGTGATCCAAGAGTTTTCGTTCAATAACAATCACTATTATGAACTGGTTTACGACACAGCCAAAGCGCTCACGAATAAAAGGTGA
- a CDS encoding GNAT family N-acetyltransferase: MDTIQKLLSFEETPLKKSLHVKCYNRRMKITITPYTDENATEVTDLHHASIHAIDPTIYSREQQEAWAHTPPNYLYWAKRLALKKPFLAMVEGHIAGFIELEADGHIDCAYTHPFFQQCGVMAKLYDHIESLAHQNTMPRLYVEASKLIKPFFEKRGFTTLQRNEIKRNGQILVNYSMEKTLN, encoded by the coding sequence TTGGACACAATCCAAAAATTGCTTTCTTTTGAAGAGACGCCACTGAAAAAATCTTTACATGTAAAATGCTACAATAGGCGTATGAAAATCACGATTACCCCTTACACAGACGAGAATGCTACGGAAGTAACTGACCTGCATCATGCGTCCATACATGCGATTGACCCAACGATTTATTCACGCGAACAGCAAGAAGCATGGGCACACACACCACCCAATTATCTGTATTGGGCAAAAAGACTCGCCCTTAAAAAACCGTTTTTGGCGATGGTGGAAGGACACATTGCCGGCTTTATAGAGCTTGAGGCCGATGGGCACATCGACTGTGCGTACACGCATCCTTTCTTTCAACAGTGCGGTGTGATGGCAAAACTGTATGACCATATCGAATCACTCGCGCATCAAAATACAATGCCTCGCCTTTATGTGGAAGCTTCCAAGCTTATCAAACCTTTTTTTGAAAAACGAGGTTTTACAACACTCCAACGCAATGAAATCAAGCGAAATGGGCAGATACTGGTAAACTATTCAATGGAAAAAACGCTAAACTGA
- a CDS encoding NADPH-dependent FMN reductase, producing the protein MYLILVASLNENMKLAHTIEKSLETMGIQSQIINLVDLDITLYDSAKELNDGIPSKIVALSEQMKNASGYIIVSPEYNYSIPPSLTNVIAWLSRSGENFRELFTLKYVQLATHSGSGGNDVCNAMRSQFSKLGAIVAPREIVATYDKKVEEGSLKRILTQFVGISQK; encoded by the coding sequence ATGTATTTAATATTGGTTGCAAGTCTCAATGAAAATATGAAGTTAGCCCACACCATTGAAAAAAGCCTAGAAACGATGGGAATTCAAAGTCAAATCATCAATTTAGTCGATCTTGACATAACGCTTTACGATAGCGCAAAAGAGCTCAACGATGGCATTCCAAGCAAGATCGTTGCACTCTCAGAACAGATGAAAAACGCCTCAGGGTACATCATTGTATCGCCCGAGTACAACTACTCCATTCCACCGTCCCTCACCAATGTCATCGCGTGGTTATCCCGAAGCGGTGAAAATTTTAGAGAACTCTTCACCCTCAAATACGTTCAACTTGCCACCCACTCAGGAAGTGGCGGCAATGACGTCTGTAATGCGATGCGTTCACAGTTCTCCAAACTCGGAGCCATCGTTGCGCCTAGAGAGATTGTAGCAACGTATGATAAAAAAGTCGAAGAAGGAAGTTTAAAGAGAATCTTGACACAGTTTGTGGGGATTTCACAAAAGTAG
- a CDS encoding MarR family winged helix-turn-helix transcriptional regulator: MNFDMDNSLGFILNKTALFSKAHFNNLIKPYDISPEQWSLIFRVVERSGLTQKELSDSTYKDQANITRSIDRLEQKGLLKRIEHPSDRRSFQLIPTQEALTLVEQIVPLSQAFNQRLSKGLSEEEAQTLITLLKKVHHNLEGEPC, from the coding sequence ATGAACTTTGATATGGACAATTCTTTAGGATTTATTCTTAACAAAACCGCCCTCTTTTCCAAAGCGCATTTCAATAATCTTATCAAACCGTACGATATTTCGCCCGAACAGTGGTCGCTCATTTTTCGCGTTGTCGAACGAAGCGGTCTGACGCAAAAAGAGCTTTCCGATTCGACCTACAAAGATCAAGCCAATATCACGAGAAGCATCGACCGTTTGGAGCAAAAAGGATTATTGAAACGTATCGAACACCCGAGTGACCGCAGGTCTTTTCAACTGATTCCCACGCAAGAAGCGCTCACGCTTGTAGAGCAGATCGTGCCGCTTTCTCAAGCATTTAACCAACGCCTCAGCAAAGGTTTGAGTGAAGAAGAGGCACAAACGCTCATCACATTACTCAAAAAAGTGCATCATAATTTAGAAGGAGAACCATGTTAA
- a CDS encoding SDR family NAD(P)-dependent oxidoreductase, which translates to MLTHKTVLITGANGGLGTALLKEALAHNAKKVYACVRDPQKAEALTTLDPRIEVLPLVTTDLSSVQHLASVVGTIDILINNAGVNSEKRILEPCMSDFETNVFGTLNMCRTFETKIAHQGAIINISSILALVNLPVMGLYCASKSALHSTTQALRAEFALKHIDVYEIFPGPMDTKMTQNQVFDKADTKDVAQEIWAGYKAKTFEIYPDAAAKGMKEGLLHAPKAIIAECAKSILG; encoded by the coding sequence ATGTTAACCCATAAAACTGTTTTAATCACCGGAGCAAACGGCGGACTAGGCACCGCATTGCTCAAAGAAGCTCTAGCTCACAATGCCAAAAAAGTCTACGCATGCGTACGTGACCCACAAAAGGCCGAGGCGCTTACAACACTTGATCCACGCATTGAAGTGCTCCCGCTTGTCACCACCGATCTCTCAAGCGTTCAGCATCTCGCATCGGTTGTAGGTACCATTGATATTTTGATCAATAATGCCGGCGTTAACAGCGAAAAGCGGATTTTAGAGCCGTGCATGAGCGACTTTGAAACCAATGTTTTTGGAACACTGAACATGTGTCGTACATTTGAAACCAAAATCGCACATCAAGGCGCCATCATCAATATCAGTTCCATTTTGGCACTGGTTAATTTACCCGTCATGGGACTTTACTGTGCCTCTAAAAGCGCGCTTCATTCGACCACACAAGCCTTGCGAGCAGAGTTTGCCCTCAAACACATCGACGTTTACGAAATTTTTCCAGGACCCATGGATACCAAAATGACACAAAACCAAGTGTTCGATAAAGCCGACACCAAAGATGTCGCACAGGAAATTTGGGCAGGCTACAAAGCAAAAACATTTGAAATCTATCCCGACGCTGCCGCCAAAGGCATGAAAGAAGGACTTCTTCACGCTCCCAAAGCCATCATCGCCGAATGCGCTAAATCAATTTTAGGCTAA